The sequence AGGGCGCGGCGGCGGGCGTCCAGCGCCAGAAATTCATTAACATCCAGATCCGAATGCCTGTCGGTCAAAGCCTTGGCCAGCACTTCGGGCTGTTTTTGCACCAGTTTGAGGTCAATCATAGCCGCTCCTGAAAAAACGCGCACCGCGCGGGATATAGCAGAATCTGCTCCACATGAGGATGGGGAGCGCAACAGACAGGCTGTAGCATGCTGGGCCGCTGCCTGCAAGGCGGCTGCATGCGGCCTGTATCTGACAATCCGGGGCAGGCAGACCTGCAAACCTTGCAAAAGGCAAATTTTGCGTATACGTAGTAACGAGTATTCTGGAGATTTTCTATACAAGTTACGTGAGGCCGTCATGAAACATTTACGCATTGTTCTTTGTATATCCCTGCTGGCGTTGCTTGCAGCCTGCGGGCCGAGCAACAATGTTCGACTCTTGCCGCCGCCCGCTCTGGACGCTTCGGTGCTTCCTTCTCCCAACGCACCCCGTGTGACCGTTGTGATGTTTGAAGACAAACGCATGGATCAGACCGTCATCGGCACCCGCCGCGACAGCAGCGCGTTTGTCACCACCGACAATGTCGCCCAGTGGATCAGCAAGGCTCTGGCCGATGAACTTGCGCGCAACGGCATGCAGGTTTCCTATTCCATCAGCGTGAACGAAGCGCGCAAGGGCAACCCCGACTTTATGGTTACTGGCCAGGTCGATGAAGCCAATATCCGCGAAACGTCCACCACCGACATGTCCACATCGCTGCGCGCAAACTACGTGCTTGCCAACCGGCAGGCGCGCATCCTGCGTGAATCGCTCAACGCGTCACAGTCGCGCACCGGCCTGCCCTCAGGGAGCGCTGCCGACAACCTGATGCTGGAAACTCTGCGCGACCTGGTCAAGCCCATGGCGCACAAGATTGTCCAGACCATCGAGGCAAAAAAATAAGCCCATGCGGGCCTTGCGTACATTGTTTTCCAGCTTGCCCCTGGCGGCACTGCTGGGAACTTTTGCCCTGCCGCCGGTCCTGCTGACCGGCGGTGCGGCATGCGCAGCAGAACACGCGCCCGGCCCTCCGACGGCAGTCTCTGCCGCTGACAAACCAGCAACGGCGGGTAAGGGTACCAACGGCAATACGGCTGACAACAACCAAGCCGAAAGCGCCAGCCCCTCGTCTCCCGCGCCTGATCCGCTCTCGCCTTTGGAAAACGGCCCATCTGCTTCCAGACCAGGCCCCCTCCCCCTGCCATCGCCCGTTCTTCGCAGCGCACACTGCCCCGCCGCTCCACTGCCCCCGCATGCCCAAAGGCTGTGCGCGGAAGCCGCCGCCCTTCTGGATACCCTGCACACTGCCGCAGCAGCCCTGCCCAACAGACGCGACATCCGCATGGGCATCACCGATTTCAACGAATACACGGCGCTGGCCGCAGAACTGTACACCCCGCTGACAGAGGTTGACCATGCAGTCGCTGGTGGGGATTCCGGCGCGCAAAGCATCACAGTCACCTTGCTGGCCCGGCCCGACGCGGCGGAAACACTGCTGCGGCTACTGCGCAATCCTGATGCCCTGAAAGTGCGGCGTTTGCTGCTGGCAGACCTGATGGCCGCAACGGCAAACGCCCGGCAGGTCGCTCAGGAGGTCGCCGCCGCCGATGCCTTGCCTGGAGCGGGCGGCTCCGGCGATGCGTCCCCGGGTTCTGGCGGTACATGGTATATTGCCAAGGCGACACTGCCGGGGCAGTTGACCCAGCACCCTCCCATGCCGACCCCCGAGGGCATTGCACGGGAGACGGCGCAACAGCAGGCGAGGCAGAAAGCTGACGCCTTGGCAGACACACTTGCCGCTGCCATTGCGGCTCTGGATACCTTGCGCCTTTCGCCCGAGGGTTGGCTGACCTCGGCAGAATCTCTGGCAGTCCTTGAAAAATCTGCCGTCAATCTGCCGCAGAGCGCCGCAACCCAGCTACTTCTGAGCGAGGCTCTTTTGCAGGCGGGCATGCCGCAGCGCAGTATCACTTCCTGCACTGCCGCACTGGAACTTGCCCCCGGCCTTGGGCGCGCGCGGTACATCCGCGCACTTGCCCACTGGCGCTTGCAGCAACTGGCCCTTGCCGAAGATGACCTGAGCGCCGTGCTGGAAGCAACAACGGATGAATTTCCCCACACTTCAGATAAAGTCCGGCTTTTGCGGGCGCGCGGCGCGTTGCGCATGCTGCGCAGCAACGAATCCGGCATGTGCGATGATCTGGCCGCCGCCTGCGCTCTGGGCGACTGCGAAGGCCTTGCCGCCGCCCGTGGGCAGCAGATGTGCCTTACACCTTCAAGGCAAGAGGGAGGCCAGCCCGCTGTTGATGCCGTCACGCCCCAACTGCCCGTCAAGGCTGGCGACACGGCCGAAAAACCATGAGCCGATCCCCTCTGCTTAAGGTTTACGGGCATGTGTATCCTGTAAACGATGATTTTTACGCGGCCCTGAAACAGGCCTGCGCCGGTGCCATGCCGGATGAAGATGACGTGCCTGTTCTTGAGCGTGACGGCGATATGGCCCGCATTTCCTTTGAAGGCATGTACTTTCCCGTAGATGAAGTACTGGCGGCACTTGAGAAACATATATGCCCGGAACATAAGGGAAAGCTCGACGTGCTTGATATGGAGGGCTGGCGGCTTAATCGCCACTCCTTCAACTGCGGACGTATTGAAAGCCACAGCGCTCCGCTGAACAATGTTCTGGATTACTCCGGCCATTGATTTCAGAATTTTGCCCTGCCTGCCTGAATTTCGTCATATTGCGCAGAGGCATCCCGCGCTTGCGCCGCTATTCTAAAATGTGATTTAATCACATTTTGCTCTCGAATTTCCGCGCCAAAGAATTATGGTTTTCATATTTTTTTGTTTGCGCCCTCCCTTTGCTCCCATAATCACAACCATTGTGCCCGCCGGATATTTGGCATCTTCGATATTTCTTTGGCACTCGCCTTTCTGTCCGAAATCTCTGGCGAAATGGTTCCCTTCTATATATTCTGGCGTTGAAATCGACAGAGTCTTTGCCGCAGTTCCGCGCAGCAGGGACAATGCCCCTGAACCAGGCAGGGCGGCAAGGGAGGGGGAACCGTGTCGATGCAAAAAAACACCAAGGAATCATTTTGCTGGGGCGTTGACCCTGATCTGGTCTATGGCCATGTGGATGCGGCAAAGGAGCGATTGCTGGAATTGCCAGTGGGGTCACTCGCGGGCAAATCTCTGGCTCACTGCATGCACCCGGATGACGCCGCCATGCTCCGCCGCGCCCTTGCTTCTGCCGAAACCATGGCGCTCACAGGCTGTACCGTGCGCTATGTGTGTCCCAGAGGCACACACACGGTTACCAGCCTGAACATAAGGCCCCTGTACAGTGCCAGCGGCGCACTTCTTGGCTTTGAGGGCGAAGAACACAACATAGGCTCTGTAGATATGCGCGGAGATTTCGCGCCCATTTTTGAGGAGGTGTTTGCGCATGATTTCATGGCGCTCTGCATCGTCAACAGGGATGGGCAGCTGCTGGCGGTCAACGCGCAGTACGCCATTATTGCGAACAAGCCCGCCAACGCTCTGGTGCGTTCCCACATTCTTGAAGTGGGCATTCCTTTCGTTGACGTGGTGGACGAGGCTTTCAGGATACTCCCTTCTGGCGAAGCCATTGCCGAGCAGGAGATCATCTGGGACAGCAAGGACTATGTCATGTCCATCTACGCCCTGCCCGATGCCTGCGGCGAGATCCGGTCCATCTGTGTGTCGCTGCGCGACATAAGTCTGCGCAAGGGGCTGGAGCGCCGGCTGGAGGCCGCCAATCGCCAACTGGAAGAGATGAATCTCAAGGATTACCTGACAGGCGTGTTCAACCGCCGCCATTTTGATGAATCCCTGCAAAGGGAAGTGGCGCGCCTTGCGCGGGAAGGCGGCGAGATGTGCGTTGGCATGGTCGATGTGGACAAATTCAAGCTATACAACGATGCCTATGGGCACCTTGCTGGGGACGACTGCCTTGCCCGTGCGGCAAAGGCCATGAGCGGCGCGCTTTTCAGGCCTGGTGATGCACTGTTCCGCTACGGCGGCGAAGAATTCGCCATCATCATGCCCCAGACAGGCAAGGAAAGCGCCACAATGGTTGCCGAGCGCGTGCGCGAAGCCATCAGCGCACTGCGCATCCCCCACTGCCAAAGCGCCCTTGGGCATGTGACCATCAGCATAGGCGTTGCGGCGCTCGATGCAGCCTGCGCCCAGTCAGGACACACGGCCTGCGAAAAACTCATCAGAGTAGCGGACAAAGCCCTGTACGTAGCTAAAAACAGCGGGCGCAACAAGGTCGCCTCAGCCGCATGCAGCATTGCTGAAAGCGATTAACGCTGCAAAAAAAGCCCCGCTGGTTTATCCGGCGGGGCTTTATGGTTAAGGCAAGCTTGATAAAAGCGCGTTTGGCGCGGACTTATTCCCGCTCAAAAAGCGATTTCTGGATCAGCGCGTCCGCACGGTCATCGGCCCCGCGCAGGGAATCATACGCCTTTTGCAGGGCATCGGGCCAATCCGCATCGCTCACATCGCTGATAAACAGCAGGGTCAGGTCGCCCTCAGTGGACACGTCCGCATGGGTCATGCCCCTGCCGGACATGGCCTGGAACGTCCAGCCGCCGCCATCGTCAGCCTTTGAAGGCGCAGTGCCTTTAAGCCTGGCCGACTGCTTTTCGGAAAACTGTTTGGGCGTCAGATTGCCGGTTTCCGCCTTGGTAAAAATACCAATGGAAAAAAACGAATCCTGCCCGCAGGAAACGGTTACAATGCTTTCTTTTTCTGTTGCCGAGCACTTGGCGGGCAAGTCTATGCTGAAATGGTTAAATTTTTTTTCCGCAGCGGCAGCCGCCCCGCACAGGCCCGCCAACAGCACACAGGCCATCAATGAACCCAACAGCGCATATTTCATGGACAAGCTCCTTGAAATGTCCGCGCAGTGCGCGGTATTTTTCGGGCAGAAGTATCGCACAAGCAAGGGCGGCTGTCTAGAACAGCCGCCCGCAATACTCATAACGGATGCGTTTTGTTAGCTATTATTGTCAGAACGCGTTAGTGCTCGCAAT is a genomic window of uncultured Desulfovibrio sp. containing:
- a CDS encoding diguanylate cyclase, with the protein product MQKNTKESFCWGVDPDLVYGHVDAAKERLLELPVGSLAGKSLAHCMHPDDAAMLRRALASAETMALTGCTVRYVCPRGTHTVTSLNIRPLYSASGALLGFEGEEHNIGSVDMRGDFAPIFEEVFAHDFMALCIVNRDGQLLAVNAQYAIIANKPANALVRSHILEVGIPFVDVVDEAFRILPSGEAIAEQEIIWDSKDYVMSIYALPDACGEIRSICVSLRDISLRKGLERRLEAANRQLEEMNLKDYLTGVFNRRHFDESLQREVARLAREGGEMCVGMVDVDKFKLYNDAYGHLAGDDCLARAAKAMSGALFRPGDALFRYGGEEFAIIMPQTGKESATMVAERVREAISALRIPHCQSALGHVTISIGVAALDAACAQSGHTACEKLIRVADKALYVAKNSGRNKVASAACSIAESD